The following are encoded together in the Deinococcus soli (ex Cha et al. 2016) genome:
- a CDS encoding HAD family hydrolase, with the protein MTLPLRALAAQSGLSVPPAELFARHAAHIRAIDPLLFRGELTAHGARVLRFTRLLTELGVPDPDGEAATVTYREAYRAAWAPLPGAAEVLHELRAAGLRLAVLTNYVREVQALKLAHFGLDALVDAVLCVEEVPAAKPDPRAYHAACAALAVTPAEAVMVGDSREKDVQGARRAGLRAVWVNRGSQAAPEPGVPVIAHLKELPGVLSLVPTG; encoded by the coding sequence GTGACCCTGCCCCTGCGCGCCCTGGCGGCGCAGTCTGGCCTGAGTGTCCCGCCCGCCGAGCTGTTCGCGCGGCACGCGGCGCACATCCGTGCCATCGACCCGCTGCTGTTCCGGGGTGAGCTGACCGCGCACGGCGCGCGGGTGCTGCGCTTCACTCGCCTCCTGACCGAGCTGGGCGTGCCCGATCCAGACGGCGAGGCGGCCACCGTCACGTACCGCGAGGCGTACCGCGCCGCCTGGGCGCCCCTACCCGGCGCGGCCGAGGTGCTGCACGAACTGCGCGCTGCCGGGTTGCGGCTGGCGGTCCTGACGAACTACGTGCGCGAGGTCCAGGCCCTGAAACTCGCGCACTTCGGCCTGGACGCCCTGGTGGACGCCGTCCTGTGCGTCGAGGAGGTCCCGGCCGCGAAGCCCGACCCGCGCGCCTACCACGCCGCCTGCGCCGCGCTGGCCGTCACCCCGGCCGAGGCGGTGATGGTAGGGGACTCCAGGGAGAAGGACGTGCAGGGTGCCCGTCGGGCCGGACTGCGGGCGGTGTGGGTGAACCGCGGCAGTCAGGCTGCACCGGAACCGGGGGTGCCGGTCATCGCACACCTGAAGGAGCTGCCGGGCGTGCTGAGCCTCGTGCCGACAGGCTGA
- the dinB gene encoding DNA polymerase IV: MPAPRKIIHVDMDAFYASVEQRDDARLRGRPVAVAWGGRRSVVLTASYEARPFGVRSAMPLYRALERCPDLVVVEPRFEAYREVSAQIRAVFHTFTPLVEPLSLDEAYLDVTAPLTGGPSATRIAQAIKRQIRETTGLTATAGVSVNKFLAKLASGLHKPDGLTVILPVQVDELLAALPVGDFHGIGPATAAKLAGMGIHTGADLRAADPAALTARFGVHGAHFSRIARGLDDRPVEPDRPHRSVGTEETYGHDLRGVDAVAARLPVLAQGVERRLERAGLAARTVVLKLKFDDRSVITRRVTLPLPVHTAPELARAAARLLTPELLAGRGVRLAGITAAALVPAGQVPTQPLLLGG, from the coding sequence GTGCCTGCGCCCCGCAAGATCATTCACGTGGACATGGACGCGTTCTACGCGTCGGTGGAGCAGCGGGATGACGCGCGGCTGCGGGGGCGGCCCGTGGCGGTCGCGTGGGGCGGGCGGCGGTCGGTGGTCCTGACCGCGAGTTACGAGGCGCGGCCCTTCGGGGTGCGGTCGGCGATGCCGCTATACCGCGCGCTGGAACGCTGCCCGGACTTGGTGGTGGTGGAGCCGAGGTTCGAAGCGTACCGGGAGGTGAGTGCGCAGATCCGCGCGGTGTTCCACACGTTCACGCCGCTGGTGGAGCCGCTGTCGCTGGACGAGGCGTACCTGGACGTCACGGCGCCCCTGACGGGCGGGCCGAGTGCGACGCGCATCGCGCAGGCCATCAAACGCCAGATTCGGGAGACCACGGGCCTGACGGCGACGGCGGGCGTGAGCGTGAACAAGTTCCTGGCGAAACTCGCGAGCGGTCTGCATAAGCCCGACGGGCTGACCGTGATCCTGCCCGTGCAGGTGGACGAGCTGCTGGCCGCGCTGCCGGTCGGGGATTTTCACGGGATCGGCCCGGCGACCGCCGCGAAACTGGCCGGGATGGGCATCCACACGGGCGCGGACCTGCGCGCCGCCGACCCGGCCGCCCTGACGGCGCGGTTCGGGGTGCACGGCGCGCACTTCTCGCGGATCGCGCGGGGCCTGGACGACCGCCCGGTCGAGCCGGACCGCCCGCACCGCAGCGTGGGCACCGAGGAGACGTACGGGCACGACCTGCGCGGCGTGGACGCGGTGGCGGCCCGGCTGCCCGTGCTGGCGCAGGGGGTGGAACGGCGCCTGGAGCGGGCCGGGCTGGCCGCGCGGACGGTGGTGCTGAAACTGAAGTTCGACGACCGCAGCGTCATCACGCGCCGGGTCACCCTTCCGCTGCCAGTACACACGGCGCCGGAACTGGCCCGCGCCGCCGCGCGCCTCCTGACGCCGGAGCTGCTCGCGGGCCGGGGCGTGCGGCTGGCGGGCATCACGGCAGCCGCACTGGTCCCGGCCGGGCAGGTGCCCACGCAACCGCTGCTGCTGGGCGGGTAG